In Rosa chinensis cultivar Old Blush chromosome 1, RchiOBHm-V2, whole genome shotgun sequence, a genomic segment contains:
- the LOC112191429 gene encoding nascent polypeptide-associated complex subunit alpha-like protein 1, with amino-acid sequence MTAQTQEELLAAHLEQQTIDPDQPTVEEEDDDDEDEDDDDDKDDDEVEGQDGEASGRSKQSRSEKKSRKAMLKLGMKSIPGVSRVTVKKSKNILFVISKPDVFKSPTSDTYVIFGEAKIEDLSSQLQTQAAEQFKAPDLSHVISKPETSAIAQDDEDVDETGVEPKDIELVMTQAGVSRSKAVKALKAAEGDIVSAIMELTN; translated from the exons ATGACTGCTCAGACTCAGGAAGAACTCCTCGCCGCCCATCTCGAACAGCAAACTATCGAT CCTGATCAGCCTACGGTTGAAGAGGAAGATgacgatgatgaagatgaagacgaCGATGATGACAAGGATGACGATGAAGTCGAGG GACAAGATGGGGAAGCGAGTGGCAGGTCAAAGCAAAGTAGAAGTGAAAAGAAAAGCCGCAAAGCAATGCTGAAGCTAGGAATGAAATCTATTCCAGGAGTTAGCCGGGTCACAGTAAAAAAGAGCAAGAAT ATCTTATTTGTGATATCCAAACCGGATGTTTTCAAGAGCCCAACTTCAGACACCTATGTTATCTTTGGTGAGGCAAAGATTGAGGATTTGAGCTCACAACTGCAGACTCAGGCTGCAGAGCAGTTTAAAGCTCCTGATCTCAGTCATGTGATTTCCAAACCAGAGACCTCGGCCATAGCCCAGGACGATGAAGATGTAGATGAGACCGGAGTAGAGCCCAAGGATATTGAGTTGGTGATGACACAAGCAGGAGTATCTAGATCAAAGGCTGTAAAGGCACTGAAGGCTGCTGAGGGAGACATTGTTTCTGCTATCATGGAACTTACCAACTGA
- the LOC112181998 gene encoding uncharacterized protein LOC112181998, producing MNSNWAAKWEEMTSKEEEEMQEEEEEEKEVDARLRIANKMMADAANWWAYEQLHQQPQWGGSVAGRAYKNRQCGQANQRLLNDYFVDNPVFNEVEFRRRYRMRRKVFLRMLDDVQTANPYFRQSYNNASQPSFSPHQKITCALHMLANACSADSLDESFRMPESTAIENMGQFCHTIVMIYQGRYLQAPTSDDLDRLLQRAERRGFPGMIGSLDCMHWRWKNCPIGWQGSFSGKAKKPTIVLEAVADFDTWIWHAFFGIPRAQNDITVLGRSPLFDALTTGESPHLDYEINGKHHNIGYYLADGIYPKWATLVQSIRRPVSEEEVYFSTKQEAYRKDVERAFGILQARFAIIRQPARGWSLAKLNSIMLTCIIIHNMIVEDERHDYYDGDSDDDEPDPNRSRRTRARIYDGPNLPRNPRTGQISMEEYMHRYRLIRSRAANNDLQQDLIKHLWATRGQRHR from the coding sequence ATGAATTCCAATTGGGCTGCCAAGTGGGAGGAGATGACCTccaaagaagaggaggagatgcaagaagaagaggaggaggagaaagagGTTGATGCAAGGCTCCGAATTGCAAATAAAATGATGGCGGATGCTGCAAATTGGTGGGCTTATGAGCAACTTCATCAACAACCACAGTGGGGTGGCTCAGTTGCAGGTCGCGCTTACAAAAATCGACAATGTGGGCAAGCAAACCAAAGGTTGTTGAATGACTACTTCGTGGATAATCCGGTGTTTAATGAGGTCGAGTTCAGACGACGCTACAGAATGAGGCGCAAAGTTTTCCTTCGCATGCTAGACGATGTTCAGACTGCCAACCCCTATTTTAGGCAGTCATATAATAATGCCAGCCAACCCAGCTTCTCACCCCATCAAAAGATAACATGCGCACTCCATATGCTTGCCAATGCATGCTCAGCAGATTCCTTGGATGAATCCTTTAGGATGCCCGAGTCAACTGCAATTGAGAACATGGGACAATTTTGTCACACTATTGTCATGATCTACCAGGGACGTTACCTCCAGGCACCCACCTCAGATGATTTGGATAGGCTTCTACAACGAGCTGAGAGACGAGGGTTTCCAGGGATGATCGGGTCGTTAGACTGCATGCATTGGCGGTGGAAGAATTGTCCCATAGGGTGGCAGGGAAGCTTCAGCGGCAAAGCAAAAAAACCCACCATTGTTCTGGAAGCCGTGGCAGATTTTGACACATGGATATGGCATGCATTTTTTGGGATCCCAAGAGCGCAAAATGATATCACTGTTCTCGGGCGTTCACCATTATTTGATGCCCTCACAACTGGCGAATCACCACACCTGGATTATGAAATCAATGGTAAGCATCACAATATTGGTTATTATCTTGCTGATGGTATTTATCCAAAATGGGCGACGCTTGTCCAATCAATTAGGCGTCCTGTATCTGAAGAAGAAGTGTATTTTTCCACTAAACAAGAGGCATACAGAAAAGATGTTGAAAGGGCATTTGGAATTCTACAAGCACGGTTTGCAATCATTCGTCAACCTGCTAGGGGGTGGAGTCTCGCAAAACTCAACTCAATTATGCTTACATgcataataattcataatatgATCGTGGAGGATGAGCGTCATGACTATTATGATGGTGATTCCGACGATGATGAACCTGATCCAAACAGGTCAAGAAGAACCCGGGCAAGAATTTATGATGGTCCAAATTTACCTCGCAACCCGAGAACCGGGCAAATCTCAATGGAGGAATACATGCATCGTTATAGGTTAATACGCTCTAGAGCTGCAAATAATGATCTACAACAAGATCTTATCAAGCATCTTTGGGCAACTAGAGGCCAACGACATCGATGA